The following coding sequences lie in one Aquabacterium olei genomic window:
- a CDS encoding cytochrome b codes for MKSSTHRYTLTAIALHWLLAAGILGAFAMGLYLDSLPFSPAKLKLINWHKWAGVAILVLSVARLLWRLTHRPPALPARITAAMPAWQHVAHHGTHHLMYLLFFAVPLLGWAYSSAKGFPIVWFGVLPLPDWVPVDEALAQALKPLHALAAWGLIGLVALHVAAALKHQFVDRDGLLDRMRPGR; via the coding sequence ATGAAGTCATCCACCCATCGTTACACCCTCACCGCCATTGCGCTGCACTGGTTGCTGGCCGCCGGTATCCTGGGGGCGTTCGCCATGGGTCTGTACCTTGACAGCCTGCCCTTCTCGCCGGCGAAGCTCAAGTTGATCAACTGGCACAAGTGGGCCGGTGTGGCCATTCTGGTGCTGTCGGTGGCGCGCCTGTTGTGGCGCCTGACGCACCGCCCGCCGGCGCTGCCGGCCCGCATCACCGCCGCCATGCCCGCGTGGCAGCACGTGGCGCACCATGGCACGCACCACCTGATGTACCTGCTGTTCTTCGCGGTGCCGCTGCTGGGCTGGGCCTACAGCTCGGCCAAGGGCTTCCCCATCGTGTGGTTCGGTGTGCTGCCGCTGCCCGACTGGGTGCCGGTCGATGAGGCGCTGGCCCAGGCGCTCAAGCCCCTGCATGCGCTGGCCGCCTGGGGCCTGATCGGCCTGGTGGCGCTGCACGTGGCGGCGGCACTGAAGCACCAGTTCGTCGACCGCGACGGCCTGCTCGACCGCATGCGCCCCGGGCGCTGA
- a CDS encoding GGDEF domain-containing protein: MSGLLPLFLSTDPKQRLRIQRSLLAASVFIACIALQVYACWAGLMARSEAETLSGLIVANVVFWYALLRSGLNLRCRDPALTLPQIIAALTIIVGAYATTGAAHGAVMMLLTLVLVFGIFNLKPRAARFASTYTVVAMGVAILYKIQTDPANYPLRLEVVHFALVIAIVPTVSSLAAQLSSLRARLQTQKNELAHALTRIQILATRDELTGLVNRRHMIEVINQHQKRLQRSGHHRFCLALLDIDHFKRINDTHGHNVGDEVLRHFAQVAQQALRETDVLARWGGEEFLVLLNDTMPEQAEAGIERIREAMADAQVAPSVPELRLTFSAGLTAYADDEPLDHCVERADRALYQAKAAGRNRTVLHAATPRLAAPRQTATER; the protein is encoded by the coding sequence ATGAGCGGCCTCCTCCCTCTTTTTCTCAGCACGGACCCCAAGCAGCGCCTGCGCATCCAGCGCTCGCTGCTGGCGGCCAGCGTGTTCATTGCCTGCATTGCGCTGCAGGTGTACGCATGCTGGGCCGGCCTGATGGCGCGCAGCGAGGCCGAAACGCTGTCCGGCCTGATCGTCGCCAACGTCGTCTTCTGGTACGCCCTGCTGCGCTCGGGCCTCAACCTGCGCTGCCGGGATCCGGCCCTGACGCTGCCGCAGATCATTGCGGCGCTCACCATCATCGTGGGGGCCTACGCCACCACCGGCGCCGCCCATGGCGCGGTGATGATGCTGCTGACGCTGGTCCTGGTGTTCGGCATCTTCAACCTCAAGCCGCGCGCGGCCCGCTTCGCCAGCACCTACACGGTGGTGGCGATGGGGGTGGCCATCCTCTACAAGATCCAGACCGATCCGGCCAACTACCCGCTGCGGCTGGAGGTGGTGCACTTCGCGCTGGTCATCGCCATCGTGCCGACCGTGTCGTCGCTGGCGGCCCAGCTCAGCAGCCTGCGCGCGCGCCTGCAGACGCAGAAGAACGAGCTCGCCCATGCGCTCACCCGCATCCAGATCCTGGCCACCCGCGACGAGCTGACGGGGCTGGTCAACCGCCGGCACATGATCGAGGTGATCAACCAGCACCAGAAACGGCTGCAGCGCTCGGGGCACCACCGCTTCTGCCTGGCTCTGCTCGACATCGACCACTTCAAGCGCATCAACGACACGCACGGCCACAACGTGGGCGACGAGGTGCTGCGCCATTTCGCGCAGGTGGCCCAGCAGGCGCTGCGCGAGACCGACGTGCTGGCGCGCTGGGGCGGCGAGGAGTTTCTGGTGCTGCTCAACGACACCATGCCCGAACAGGCGGAGGCGGGCATCGAACGCATCCGCGAGGCCATGGCCGATGCGCAGGTCGCGCCCTCCGTACCTGAGCTTCGACTCACATTTTCTGCCGGGCTGACCGCCTACGCGGACGACGAGCCGCTGGACCACTGCGTGGAACGCGCCGACCGGGCGCTCTACCAGGCCAAGGCCGCGGGCCGCAATCGCACCGTGCTGCACGCCGCCACGCCACGCCTGGCCGCGCCGCGCCAGACGGCCACGGAAAGGTGA
- a CDS encoding GGDEF domain-containing protein, with amino-acid sequence MSACWRALTDLVLGADARVRRRVRLSMIAVWGYSISSVLLVYAMQIGLVARVPGEMLLAYMWVGMTTFYLLVRTDWSTRLGSPGMDLPQCLYALVAILFAYAITGPVRSSVLMMIALVLVFGMFTLSARQVFIMGAATVLGLGVVMATLVQLYPAEFDPKLELIKFVLAASTLPAVSAVAFYVAQVRGRLVQQKAELRKAFDRLQDIATRDELTGLVNRRHMLSLIQQAMQRQQRAGEGFCLALIDLDHFKRINDLHGHQAGDAALRHFAETARAELRQTDTLARWGGEEFLLMLPSPDPGPGGALQALGRIREALQAQPLADGSLRLGFSAGITEHPAGEALDLTLERADRALYAAKAAGRQRTEVLPVPAPRERPLVKPAQV; translated from the coding sequence GTGTCGGCCTGTTGGCGCGCGCTCACCGACCTCGTGCTGGGTGCCGATGCGCGCGTGCGCCGCCGCGTTCGCCTGTCGATGATCGCAGTCTGGGGCTATTCGATCAGCTCGGTGCTGCTGGTGTATGCCATGCAGATCGGCCTGGTGGCGCGCGTACCGGGCGAGATGCTGCTGGCCTACATGTGGGTCGGCATGACCACGTTCTATCTGCTGGTGCGCACCGACTGGTCGACCCGGCTGGGCAGTCCCGGCATGGACCTGCCCCAGTGCCTGTACGCGCTGGTGGCCATCCTGTTTGCCTACGCCATCACGGGGCCGGTGCGCAGTTCGGTGCTGATGATGATTGCGCTGGTGCTGGTGTTCGGCATGTTCACGCTGTCGGCGCGGCAGGTCTTCATCATGGGCGCGGCCACCGTGCTCGGGCTGGGCGTCGTGATGGCCACCCTCGTCCAACTCTACCCGGCCGAGTTCGACCCCAAGCTGGAGCTGATCAAGTTCGTGCTGGCGGCCAGCACGCTGCCCGCCGTGTCGGCCGTCGCGTTCTACGTGGCGCAGGTGCGTGGTCGGCTCGTGCAGCAGAAGGCCGAACTGCGCAAGGCGTTCGACCGCCTGCAGGACATCGCCACCCGCGACGAACTCACCGGGCTGGTCAACCGCCGGCACATGCTGAGCCTGATCCAGCAGGCCATGCAGCGCCAGCAGCGCGCCGGTGAGGGCTTCTGCCTCGCGCTGATCGACCTGGACCACTTCAAGCGCATCAACGACCTGCACGGCCACCAGGCGGGCGACGCCGCGCTGCGCCACTTTGCCGAGACCGCGCGCGCGGAGCTGCGGCAGACGGACACACTGGCGCGCTGGGGCGGCGAGGAGTTCCTGCTGATGTTGCCCAGCCCCGATCCCGGGCCGGGCGGCGCGCTGCAGGCCCTGGGCCGCATCCGCGAAGCCCTGCAGGCCCAGCCGCTGGCCGACGGCAGTCTGCGCCTCGGCTTTTCGGCTGGCATCACCGAACACCCGGCAGGCGAGGCGCTGGACCTGACGCTGGAGCGGGCCGACCGGGCCCTTTACGCGGCCAAGGCCGCCGGCCGGCAGCGTACCGAGGTGCTGCCCGTGCCCGCACCGCGCGAACGCCCTCTGGTGAAGCCCGCACAAGTGTGA